A part of Prolixibacteraceae bacterium genomic DNA contains:
- a CDS encoding PspC domain-containing protein, producing the protein MKKTVFINLAGTTFLIDEDAYEVMNLYLDKLNKHFNGQEGALEIIKDIEGRIAELFIEERIKEDRSINIATANRVIDQLGDPSLFDDEEDQENVNEAPTPQKPSKKLFRYPQRGIIGGVLAGISVYLNVNVAILRLLFILSCLFAGSGILIYILLWIIIPKARTRINYMQMKGIPPTVENIQKYSQEIDEEMMFRNSGSGCLKWLFGIILFLCLLPFFIVLLVMILLLPLLMVFPSIIGNHMVINGTNLTMDALHFSSLESAAVAGLFVIPLIIILIYKLKSIDWDLNTKRWVSVFLIILWIGCGIQTFKGVNHYLKQFNNNSFKGVSWSNFADRSFSQSTIKQSFNYVLKSHPDTLWIKEKKEIESEGELVNISKLNITKHKSNNLALQIKAGLSEGHLENAKMYYELKGDTLLLSTHIYEGDPMVEELYFKLKLPVGRTIFIDKSLSNTLDDVKNIDNTWDYEMVDKFWKQTPKGLKNVSK; encoded by the coding sequence ATGAAAAAGACCGTTTTTATTAATCTCGCAGGTACTACCTTCCTTATTGACGAGGATGCGTACGAAGTAATGAACCTTTACCTAGATAAATTAAATAAGCATTTCAATGGCCAAGAAGGGGCATTAGAGATCATTAAAGATATTGAAGGGCGAATTGCAGAGCTATTTATTGAAGAGAGAATTAAAGAGGATCGTTCTATCAATATTGCTACCGCAAATAGGGTTATAGACCAATTAGGTGATCCATCACTATTTGATGATGAAGAGGATCAAGAAAATGTGAATGAAGCTCCAACTCCACAGAAACCTAGCAAGAAGCTATTTAGGTATCCTCAAAGAGGAATCATAGGAGGAGTACTTGCAGGGATATCAGTATATCTGAATGTCAATGTAGCTATATTGAGACTATTGTTTATATTATCATGTCTATTTGCTGGTTCTGGTATTCTTATATATATTCTGCTATGGATCATTATACCCAAAGCACGGACACGTATAAATTACATGCAGATGAAGGGGATCCCTCCTACTGTAGAAAATATACAGAAATATTCTCAAGAGATAGATGAAGAGATGATGTTTCGAAACAGTGGTAGTGGATGCCTAAAGTGGTTGTTCGGAATAATATTGTTTCTATGCCTACTCCCATTTTTCATTGTGCTATTGGTAATGATTCTTCTTCTTCCTCTTTTGATGGTCTTTCCTTCAATTATCGGAAATCACATGGTTATCAATGGAACAAATTTAACCATGGATGCACTTCATTTTAGTTCATTAGAATCGGCTGCAGTTGCTGGTTTATTTGTTATACCATTAATTATCATCTTAATATACAAACTAAAGAGTATCGATTGGGATTTAAACACCAAAAGGTGGGTCAGTGTATTTCTTATAATTCTATGGATTGGTTGTGGTATACAGACTTTTAAAGGAGTTAATCATTATCTAAAACAGTTTAACAACAACTCATTTAAAGGGGTGTCATGGTCTAATTTTGCAGATCGTTCGTTCTCTCAAAGCACAATAAAACAGTCTTTCAATTACGTATTAAAGTCTCACCCAGACACACTTTGGATCAAAGAGAAGAAGGAGATCGAATCAGAGGGTGAATTAGTGAACATATCAAAACTTAATATTACGAAGCACAAGTCGAACAATCTTGCTCTTCAGATAAAAGCGGGCCTATCAGAAGGTCACCTTGAGAATGCAAAGATGTATTATGAACTAAAAGGTGATACTCTTTTGTTATCGACTCATATATACGAAGGAGATCCAATGGTGGAGGAGCTATATTTTAAGCTTAAACTTCCAGTAGGTCGAACTATTTTCATCGATAAGTCACTATCAAATACCCTAGATGATGTGAAGAACATAGACAATACATGGGACTATGAGATGGTTGATAAATTTTGGAAACAAACACCTAAAGGATTGAAGAATGTAAGCAAGTAG
- a CDS encoding PadR family transcriptional regulator, with protein sequence MKLDNTKAQMRKGILEYCVLLLLSKRPLYASELIQELKNAKLIIVEGTLYPLLTRLKNAGLLEYQWQESQQGPPRKYYTLTEDGSQFLAGLEESWTELSSTVNNIKNL encoded by the coding sequence ATGAAGTTAGACAATACAAAAGCACAGATGCGTAAAGGGATACTTGAGTATTGCGTACTTCTACTTTTATCTAAGAGGCCATTATATGCTTCAGAATTGATTCAGGAGCTTAAAAATGCCAAGTTGATTATTGTGGAAGGAACACTCTATCCTCTACTTACAAGACTAAAGAATGCAGGACTTCTTGAATATCAATGGCAAGAGTCACAACAAGGGCCACCACGCAAATACTACACACTCACAGAAGATGGTAGTCAATTTTTGGCAGGGCTTGAAGAATCATGGACAGAGTTGTCTAGTACAGTGAATAACATAAAAAATCTATAA
- a CDS encoding transposase: MLQNKSTKVFSETQSFFSSSEKGINRIISLYKLLNLRQLKLGNKELPQSTYFKGDILLGLLLFPIFSIPNIYSYSKHYLSEMLEAQKNTFYRFKNNSQIDWRTIVSSCNNKLFGQIAKNSHSDDCNQAERCLIIDDTDFEKSTYKTEHVSKIWSHVTHRYIFGFKGLFLGLWDGKSYFTLDFSLHKERGKNKKTPFGLTAKQRKKQFSKKRSTKSNGFNREKELVIDKITMAKEMMVNAIKQGITVDYILMDSWFFCDSILKTVISNGMHLVAMAKMSSAKYSFKDKEYSTKELALLLKQRKRVKWVKSLSLYCAEVTVKYKGTDVKLFFCKNSKRGKWHLLVSSNTKLSIEKAYQIYSIRWSIEVFFKESKNYFGLGKSQSSDFDAQIADLSVAIIEFNVFSLAKRFEAYETLGGIFAHVKDQGMELVIVQRIWGFILELMRTLAEIIDSDFNELIISALKNKPENNKFFRLIESMVYEPE, from the coding sequence ATGCTTCAGAATAAAAGTACAAAAGTTTTTTCAGAGACACAGAGTTTTTTCAGTTCAAGTGAAAAAGGAATTAATCGAATTATTAGCCTTTACAAGTTACTCAACTTAAGACAACTGAAATTAGGAAATAAAGAGTTGCCTCAGTCTACTTACTTCAAAGGTGACATACTATTAGGCTTACTACTTTTCCCAATTTTCTCTATCCCTAATATTTATAGCTACAGTAAGCATTATCTATCAGAGATGTTAGAAGCACAAAAGAATACATTCTATCGATTTAAAAATAACAGCCAGATAGATTGGCGTACTATAGTTTCATCATGTAATAATAAACTCTTTGGTCAAATAGCCAAAAACTCTCACTCTGATGACTGTAATCAAGCAGAAAGATGCTTAATTATTGACGATACTGATTTTGAGAAGTCTACCTACAAAACTGAACATGTTAGTAAAATATGGTCGCATGTAACCCATCGTTATATATTTGGTTTTAAAGGATTATTTCTAGGTTTATGGGATGGCAAAAGCTATTTTACATTGGACTTCTCTCTACATAAAGAAAGAGGGAAGAATAAAAAGACTCCATTTGGACTCACTGCCAAACAACGTAAAAAACAGTTCTCAAAGAAACGATCAACAAAGAGTAATGGGTTTAACCGAGAGAAAGAACTCGTTATTGATAAAATAACGATGGCAAAAGAGATGATGGTAAATGCTATTAAACAAGGAATTACAGTAGACTACATACTTATGGACAGTTGGTTCTTCTGTGATTCAATATTAAAAACTGTGATCTCTAATGGTATGCATCTTGTTGCAATGGCTAAGATGTCTAGTGCTAAATATTCTTTCAAAGACAAAGAATATAGCACCAAAGAACTTGCTCTCTTACTTAAACAGCGAAAGAGAGTAAAATGGGTAAAGTCACTTAGTCTATATTGTGCAGAAGTCACAGTGAAATATAAAGGTACAGATGTAAAACTATTCTTTTGCAAGAACAGTAAGCGAGGGAAATGGCATTTATTGGTATCTTCAAATACAAAGCTGAGCATAGAGAAAGCTTATCAGATATATAGTATTAGATGGAGTATTGAGGTCTTTTTTAAGGAATCAAAGAACTATTTTGGTTTAGGAAAATCTCAATCGAGTGATTTTGATGCTCAAATAGCAGATCTATCTGTAGCTATTATTGAGTTTAACGTTTTTAGTTTAGCAAAAAGGTTCGAGGCATATGAGACGCTAGGTGGAATCTTTGCTCATGTAAAAGATCAAGGAATGGAACTTGTAATAGTACAACGAATTTGGGGTTTTATCCTCGAATTGATGAGAACTCTCGCAGAAATCATCGATAGTGATTTTAATGAATTGATAATCAGTGCACTTAAAAATAAACCCGAAAATAATAAATTCTTTAGGCTCATTGAATCAATGGTTTATGAACCTGAATAA
- the typA gene encoding translational GTPase TypA has protein sequence MQNIRNIAIIAHVDHGKTTLVDKMILQANVLRKNQETKDLILDSNDLERERGITILSKNVSVQYNDTKINIIDTPGHSDFGGEVERVLNMADGVLLLVDAFEGTMPQTRFVLEKAINLGLKPIVVVNKVDKPNCRPEEVQEQVFDLMFSLGATEEQLEFPTIYGSAKQGWMSTDWNNPTDNITALLDSIVENIPAPIENPGTPQMLITSLDFSNYVGRIAIGRINRGELKEGMNVSLAKRDGSIKRTKIKEIYTFSGLGKEKVESVSNGDICSIVGINGFDIGDTICDFENPEPLKPIAVDEPTMSMLFTINNSPFFGKEGKYVTSRHISDRLKAELEKNLALRVEPTASADAWNVYGRGVLHLSVLIETMRREGYELQVGQPQVLIKEIDGVKHEPIEELSIDLPEELSSTAVDLVSRRKGEMLNMERKEDRIHLEFRIPSRGIIGLRTNMLTATQGEAVMSHRFVAYEPYKGAIPTRTNGSLIAMETGTTFAYALNKLQDRGNYFVDPQENIYVGQVVGESSRADDIVLNVTKSKKQSNVRSSGTDDKVKLAPPIRFSLEEALEYIQKDEYVEVTPESIRIRKIILDENERKRASKQIG, from the coding sequence ATGCAAAATATTAGAAATATTGCGATCATCGCTCACGTTGACCACGGTAAGACAACCTTGGTGGATAAGATGATTCTGCAAGCGAATGTTCTTAGAAAAAATCAGGAAACAAAAGACCTTATTCTTGATAGCAACGATCTAGAGAGAGAGAGAGGAATTACTATTCTATCGAAGAACGTATCGGTTCAATATAACGACACTAAAATCAACATTATCGATACTCCTGGTCACTCGGACTTTGGTGGTGAAGTAGAGCGTGTATTGAATATGGCCGATGGTGTTCTATTGTTAGTAGATGCATTCGAAGGAACGATGCCTCAAACACGTTTCGTACTAGAGAAAGCAATCAATTTAGGTTTAAAGCCTATCGTTGTTGTAAATAAGGTAGACAAACCAAACTGTCGCCCTGAAGAAGTTCAAGAGCAGGTATTCGATCTAATGTTTAGCCTTGGAGCTACAGAAGAGCAATTAGAATTCCCAACAATTTACGGTTCTGCAAAACAAGGATGGATGAGTACGGATTGGAATAATCCAACAGACAACATCACTGCACTACTTGATTCGATTGTTGAGAACATTCCAGCTCCTATCGAGAATCCTGGAACTCCACAGATGTTGATTACATCTCTTGATTTCTCTAACTATGTTGGTCGTATTGCGATCGGTCGTATTAATAGAGGAGAATTGAAAGAGGGAATGAACGTATCTCTTGCAAAACGTGATGGTTCTATCAAAAGAACTAAAATTAAAGAGATCTATACATTCTCAGGTCTTGGTAAAGAGAAAGTAGAATCTGTTAGCAATGGTGATATCTGTTCTATCGTTGGTATTAACGGTTTTGACATTGGAGATACCATCTGTGATTTCGAAAATCCAGAACCATTAAAGCCTATTGCTGTTGACGAACCAACAATGAGTATGTTGTTTACTATTAACAACTCTCCATTCTTCGGAAAAGAGGGTAAATATGTTACAAGTAGACACATCAGTGATCGTCTAAAAGCGGAGCTAGAGAAAAACCTTGCACTAAGAGTAGAGCCAACAGCTTCTGCGGATGCATGGAATGTATATGGTCGTGGTGTACTACATTTGTCAGTACTAATCGAAACAATGCGTCGTGAAGGATACGAACTACAGGTAGGACAGCCTCAGGTGTTAATCAAAGAGATTGATGGAGTGAAGCACGAGCCTATTGAAGAGTTAAGTATCGACCTTCCAGAAGAACTTTCTTCAACTGCTGTCGATCTTGTATCTCGCCGTAAAGGAGAAATGTTGAACATGGAACGTAAGGAAGACAGAATCCATTTAGAATTCCGTATTCCATCACGTGGTATCATTGGTCTTCGTACAAATATGCTTACTGCAACCCAAGGTGAGGCTGTTATGTCACACCGTTTTGTAGCTTACGAACCATACAAAGGTGCTATTCCAACACGTACAAATGGTTCATTGATTGCAATGGAGACAGGTACAACTTTTGCATATGCACTTAACAAACTTCAAGATAGAGGTAACTACTTTGTAGACCCTCAAGAGAATATCTATGTAGGTCAAGTTGTAGGTGAAAGTAGTAGAGCGGATGATATTGTTTTGAACGTAACAAAAAGTAAGAAACAATCTAACGTACGTTCTTCTGGTACTGATGATAAAGTAAAACTTGCTCCTCCTATTCGCTTTAGCTTGGAAGAAGCATTAGAGTATATCCAAAAAGATGAGTACGTAGAGGTGACTCCAGAGTCTATCCGTATTCGTAAGATCATTTTGGATGAGAACGAAAGAAAAAGAGCTTCAAAGCAGATCGGATAA
- a CDS encoding TonB-dependent receptor produces the protein MRRTAICFYLLICLCLTSFAALADGIITGKVVDATTGEELIGSTVMLKGTTRGTATKFDGTFELKSPAGKQTLVFSYVGYADLEKTITVTNGSTVDLGQVGLDDNAIGIAEVSVLASVAVNRETPVAISTIKPEIIQEKLGSQEFPEILRSTPSVYVTRQGGGYGDSRINLRGFDSRNIAVLINGVPINGMENGKVYWSNWAGLSDVTRSMQVQRGLGAAKVAVPSVGGTINILTNTTDSKRGGSAYYGTGNDGRQKEAITLSTGMTEDGWAASVNFAHNSGKGWVNATDYDSWSYFANVSKRINDYHSLSLTVFGAPQTHGQRYQRMKISEYQTIARDDYRYNPDWGWKNGEKYNSSQNYYHKPQAILNHFWTLNPSTSISTALYGSVGRGGGRRTAGDNRNAWGYKSTDYRVEGQIDYDKIVDENIAAKDQGSQAYFVNSVNNHEWVGILSNLTHEIDDRLKLTGGYDLRWYKGMHYKEVDDLLGGSFAIDDGDVNNPNRSVWENDTVSYYNEGKILWEGGFAQLEYSNDIISAFVSGSFSAKQYKRIDYFKYKPGNQETDWNNFFGFSIKGGANYNITEKHNVFVNAGYFERQPDFNAVYTDNSNNFNEQAAPERVTSFEIGYGFTTPTFQANLNGYYTLWLDKTMNSTVYDQGGNRYTATLLGLDALHMGLELDMRFTPTRELTITGQASIGDWKWQNNVTDVQLFDENQNPYGETLDVYIKDVHVGDAAQTTISAGIDYEVLKDVKIGADYSYYAKNFAQFYLTSRKTAEPDGASNPDSWQLPNYGLVDLNIRWDFKLGGLSSTLYGKANNILNTEYVSDALDGTNHTWQEADVYYGMGTTWSMGFRVRF, from the coding sequence ATGAGAAGAACTGCTATTTGTTTTTATCTCCTAATCTGTTTATGCTTAACATCCTTTGCAGCACTTGCAGATGGAATCATAACTGGTAAAGTTGTGGATGCAACGACCGGAGAAGAGCTAATCGGATCAACAGTGATGTTGAAAGGAACAACACGAGGCACTGCCACTAAATTTGATGGTACTTTTGAATTGAAATCACCAGCTGGGAAACAGACATTGGTGTTTAGCTATGTCGGTTATGCTGATTTAGAGAAAACGATAACTGTCACGAACGGTTCAACTGTTGATTTAGGTCAAGTTGGACTAGATGATAATGCTATTGGTATTGCCGAGGTGAGTGTTTTGGCTTCTGTTGCAGTAAATCGTGAGACCCCTGTTGCGATCTCTACGATTAAACCAGAGATCATTCAAGAAAAGTTGGGATCACAAGAGTTTCCTGAAATTCTTCGTTCTACACCATCTGTATATGTAACACGTCAAGGTGGTGGATATGGTGATTCTCGTATTAACCTACGTGGTTTTGACTCTAGAAATATTGCTGTTCTGATTAATGGTGTACCTATTAATGGAATGGAGAATGGTAAAGTATATTGGAGTAACTGGGCTGGATTGAGTGATGTAACTCGTTCAATGCAGGTGCAACGTGGACTTGGAGCTGCTAAGGTTGCTGTACCTTCTGTTGGTGGAACGATCAATATTTTGACCAATACAACAGACTCGAAGCGTGGAGGTAGTGCATATTACGGAACAGGTAATGATGGTCGTCAAAAAGAGGCGATTACTCTTTCTACAGGTATGACAGAAGATGGATGGGCAGCATCTGTTAACTTTGCACACAACTCAGGTAAAGGTTGGGTTAATGCTACTGATTATGATTCATGGTCATATTTTGCAAATGTATCAAAACGTATTAATGACTACCATAGTTTATCATTAACTGTTTTTGGTGCACCACAGACACATGGACAGCGTTACCAAAGAATGAAAATCAGTGAGTATCAGACTATCGCAAGAGATGATTACCGTTACAACCCAGATTGGGGATGGAAGAATGGCGAGAAATATAATTCATCTCAAAACTATTACCATAAACCACAGGCGATCTTGAATCACTTCTGGACATTGAACCCTTCTACTTCTATATCAACTGCCCTTTATGGTTCAGTAGGTAGAGGTGGTGGACGTCGTACTGCAGGAGATAATAGAAACGCGTGGGGTTATAAGAGTACAGACTATCGTGTAGAGGGGCAAATTGACTATGACAAAATAGTAGATGAGAATATTGCTGCAAAAGATCAAGGTTCTCAGGCATACTTTGTTAACAGTGTGAACAATCATGAATGGGTTGGTATTTTATCGAATCTAACTCATGAGATTGATGATCGTCTGAAATTGACTGGTGGTTATGACTTACGTTGGTATAAAGGAATGCATTATAAAGAGGTGGATGACCTTTTAGGAGGATCTTTTGCTATTGATGATGGTGATGTGAATAATCCCAACAGATCAGTATGGGAGAATGATACTGTGAGTTATTATAATGAAGGTAAAATCCTTTGGGAAGGTGGTTTTGCACAGTTAGAGTATTCTAATGATATCATTTCGGCATTTGTTTCAGGATCATTCTCAGCGAAACAGTATAAGAGAATTGATTACTTTAAGTATAAGCCAGGTAACCAAGAGACGGATTGGAATAACTTCTTTGGTTTTAGTATTAAAGGAGGAGCAAACTATAATATTACAGAGAAGCATAATGTGTTTGTTAATGCAGGATATTTTGAGCGTCAGCCTGACTTTAATGCGGTATATACAGATAACTCGAACAATTTTAATGAACAAGCAGCTCCAGAAAGGGTGACTAGTTTTGAAATTGGGTATGGATTTACTACGCCAACATTCCAAGCGAATCTTAATGGATACTACACTTTATGGTTAGATAAAACCATGAATAGTACGGTATATGATCAGGGTGGAAACAGATATACTGCAACACTTTTAGGTCTTGATGCACTTCATATGGGTCTTGAGTTAGATATGCGATTTACTCCTACAAGAGAATTAACGATTACAGGACAAGCTTCTATTGGTGATTGGAAATGGCAAAACAATGTGACAGATGTGCAGTTGTTTGATGAGAATCAGAATCCATACGGAGAAACTTTAGATGTTTATATTAAAGACGTACACGTTGGAGATGCTGCTCAAACTACTATTAGTGCGGGAATTGACTACGAAGTATTGAAAGATGTTAAGATTGGTGCGGACTATAGTTATTATGCAAAGAACTTTGCACAATTCTATTTAACAAGTAGAAAGACAGCTGAACCAGATGGAGCAAGTAATCCAGATTCATGGCAACTGCCTAACTACGGGTTAGTTGATTTAAACATAAGATGGGATTTCAAGCTTGGAGGATTAAGTTCAACCCTTTATGGAAAAGCAAATAATATATTGAATACGGAGTATGTTTCAGATGCTTTAGATGGAACGAATCACACTTGGCAAGAAGCTGACGTATATTATGGAATGGGTACTACATGGTCAATGGGATTTAGAGTACGTTTCTAA
- a CDS encoding patatin-like phospholipase family protein, translating to MGKEIVLVLGGGGAKGLAHIGAIRALEENGFVIKEVVGTSIGALVGGVYCAGGLDAMEKKMVSMKRTDYLKLVDVTIGKEGWVKGEKIFGIMKSEVTKDQDISSLSIPFTAVATDLITHEAVALSNGSLYEAIRASISIPDFFVPVYREGMKLVDGGLLSPLPLEFVINKHLPVVAVNLSGKPTRADSSQDDGGKKVSIISKLHLPSLKIASLDILTSSLELMLMKICEQSIQFNQPKQVVSIPWDSCQFHEFYKAKEQIELGYHLTLDSLDNHITDN from the coding sequence ATGGGAAAAGAGATTGTTTTAGTTTTAGGTGGAGGTGGAGCTAAAGGGTTAGCCCATATTGGAGCTATTAGAGCACTAGAGGAGAATGGTTTTGTCATAAAAGAGGTGGTTGGAACCTCAATTGGAGCTTTGGTTGGTGGTGTTTATTGTGCGGGTGGATTGGATGCGATGGAGAAGAAAATGGTTTCTATGAAGCGTACTGATTATCTTAAGCTCGTGGATGTAACCATTGGAAAGGAAGGCTGGGTTAAAGGGGAAAAGATATTTGGTATCATGAAGAGTGAGGTAACTAAGGATCAAGATATTTCTTCTTTATCTATTCCATTTACAGCCGTTGCTACTGATTTGATAACACATGAAGCAGTAGCGCTTTCCAACGGAAGTTTGTATGAAGCCATACGTGCTTCGATTTCGATACCTGATTTTTTCGTTCCTGTTTATCGTGAAGGGATGAAGTTGGTGGATGGGGGTCTTCTTTCTCCTCTTCCTCTTGAGTTCGTAATAAATAAACATCTTCCTGTTGTTGCTGTTAATTTAAGTGGTAAACCTACTAGAGCAGATTCAAGTCAAGATGATGGTGGTAAGAAGGTCTCGATTATCTCTAAGTTACATCTTCCTTCGTTGAAGATCGCAAGTTTGGATATTTTAACCTCTTCCTTGGAGTTGATGTTAATGAAGATTTGTGAGCAATCAATTCAATTTAATCAACCGAAACAGGTTGTCTCTATTCCTTGGGATAGCTGTCAGTTTCATGAGTTCTATAAAGCAAAAGAGCAGATAGAATTAGGGTACCATCTGACTTTAGATAGCTTGGACAACCATATTACTGATAATTGA
- a CDS encoding efflux transporter outer membrane subunit: protein MIPEGFAELNELDSIGGVEGIGVFFQDSTLCSLISEGLESNKLIQQAWSKVAQSSLNKQLVRNQSLPTFGYQSELSFGNSKGQPSASSAKISGSASATVNWEVDLWGKYRRLDEIAEANYQGTIFNKQALQLNFAALISTNYIQLGYYKDCIDVAKKTAISRNTQYQNMLQKYDHGLITIFDIKRAEIQVKDAENLVFNYLQQQKLILNQLTLLSGIQDSSYYTNISLSPLHTQEVQVGIPSLLLARRPDIRQAEQMVIASNANIGVYQAMRLPSFNLTGLLGVASGDLISFNNGSPLIGGGTLDLFGPIFNFKSNKLKVKLAQEETNEAKLNYQWTVETAFTEVQDALSNIDLLKIQFENNTIQMEKAHEVYLMAMDRYNAGLDDYDTLLNTENTYLNYQLNVLRLKSQLLESYITLYKALGGNWN, encoded by the coding sequence ATTATTCCAGAAGGCTTTGCGGAACTAAACGAATTAGATAGTATAGGAGGAGTGGAAGGAATAGGTGTTTTCTTCCAAGACAGTACTCTATGCTCTCTTATCTCTGAGGGACTTGAAAGTAATAAGTTGATTCAACAAGCCTGGAGCAAAGTAGCGCAAAGCAGTCTAAATAAACAGTTAGTACGAAATCAAAGTTTACCTACCTTTGGGTATCAGAGTGAACTAAGCTTCGGAAACTCTAAAGGACAACCTTCAGCCTCCTCTGCAAAGATATCAGGATCAGCAAGTGCGACGGTAAATTGGGAGGTAGATTTATGGGGTAAATATAGAAGACTTGATGAAATAGCGGAAGCTAACTATCAAGGAACAATATTCAATAAACAAGCGTTACAACTTAACTTCGCAGCACTAATATCGACCAACTATATCCAACTAGGATACTATAAGGATTGTATTGATGTAGCGAAAAAGACAGCCATTTCTCGTAACACACAATATCAAAATATGCTGCAAAAATATGACCATGGTCTAATTACAATATTTGATATTAAAAGAGCAGAAATACAGGTCAAAGATGCAGAGAATTTAGTATTTAACTACCTTCAACAGCAGAAGCTTATCCTAAATCAACTAACTCTTCTAAGTGGAATTCAAGATTCAAGTTACTATACAAACATCTCCCTATCTCCTCTTCATACACAAGAAGTTCAAGTGGGTATTCCATCATTACTTTTAGCGAGAAGACCAGATATACGTCAAGCCGAACAGATGGTGATTGCTTCTAATGCCAACATTGGGGTATACCAAGCCATGCGACTTCCTAGCTTCAACCTTACAGGCTTATTAGGAGTAGCAAGCGGAGACTTAATATCATTTAACAATGGAAGTCCATTAATAGGTGGTGGTACACTTGATCTATTCGGACCAATATTTAATTTTAAATCCAACAAGTTAAAGGTAAAGTTAGCCCAAGAAGAAACCAATGAAGCAAAATTAAATTACCAATGGACTGTTGAAACGGCATTTACAGAAGTACAAGATGCACTTAGCAATATAGATCTTTTAAAAATTCAATTTGAAAACAACACCATACAAATGGAGAAAGCACATGAAGTTTATCTTATGGCTATGGACAGATACAATGCTGGACTTGATGATTATGATACATTACTGAACACCGAAAACACCTATCTTAATTATCAATTAAATGTTCTACGTCTTAAGAGTCAACTCTTGGAATCTTATATCACACTTTACAAGGCTTTAGGAGGTAACTGGAACTAA